In Streptomyces sp. NBC_01717, one DNA window encodes the following:
- the mnhG gene encoding monovalent cation/H(+) antiporter subunit G: MNVWLQIVDTTGALLVFMGAAICLLGVIGMLRLPDVLSRSHAATKPQSLGLLLVLAGVALRLRSGMDLATLALIGFFQLMTGPVAAHLVARSAYRTGQIDHGELLFDELDAQLTEER, translated from the coding sequence GTGAACGTCTGGCTCCAGATCGTCGACACGACCGGTGCGCTACTGGTCTTCATGGGCGCGGCCATCTGCCTGCTCGGGGTGATCGGCATGCTGCGGCTGCCGGACGTCCTGTCGCGCAGCCACGCCGCGACGAAGCCGCAGAGTCTCGGCCTGCTGCTGGTCCTCGCCGGAGTCGCACTGCGCCTGCGCAGCGGCATGGACCTCGCCACGCTCGCGCTGATCGGGTTCTTCCAGCTGATGACCGGACCGGTCGCCGCGCATCTGGTCGCGCGATCGGCGTACCGGACCGGTCAGATCGACCACGGCGAGCTGCTTTTCGACGAACTGGACGCACAGCTGACCGAAGAGCGCTGA
- the metE gene encoding 5-methyltetrahydropteroyltriglutamate--homocysteine S-methyltransferase, translating to MTAKTAAAAARATVYGYPRQGPNRELKKAVEGYWKGRVTADALRRTAADLRRSTWQQLADTGIHGVPTGDFSYYDHVLDTSVMVGAVPQRHRAAVEADALDGYFAMARGTQDVAPLEMTKWFDTNYHYLVPELGPETVFTTDSTKQVGELKEAIALGLAARPVLVGPVTYLLLAKPAPGVAADFEPLTLLDRLLPVYAEVLADLRAAGADWVQLDEPALVQDRSPAELNAAARAYRDLGGLTDRPKLIVASYFDRLGDALPVLAKAPIEGLALDFTGAGAANLDALASVGGLTGKRLVAGVVDGRNIWINDLEKSLATLGALLGLADQVDVAASCSLLHVPIDAAAERDIDPQVLRWLAFARQKTDEIVTLAKGLAQGTDAIATELAANRAYLASRAISPITHDPAVRFRAAAVTDADGRRSQPYEERSAAQSAHLELPPLPTTTIGSFPQTSELRTARADLRAGRIDTAAYEQRIESEIRDVLAFQEEAGIDVLVHGEPERNDMVQYFAEQLTGYLATQHGWVQSYGTRYVRPPVLAGDISRPEPMTVRWTSYANSLTDRPVKGMLTGPVTMLAWSFVRDDQPLGDTARQVALALRDEVNDLESAGTSVIQVDEPALRETLPLRIADRPAYLDWATEAFRLTTGGVRPDTQIHTHMCYAEFGDIVQAIDDLDADVISLEAARSHMQVARELAAHGYPREAGPGVYDIHSPRVPSAEEAAALLRKGLEAIPAGRLWVNPDCGLKTRGWPETRASLENLVSAARTVRSELPHS from the coding sequence GTGACAGCCAAGACCGCAGCCGCGGCAGCACGGGCCACCGTGTACGGCTACCCCCGCCAGGGCCCGAACCGGGAACTGAAGAAGGCCGTCGAGGGCTACTGGAAGGGCCGTGTCACCGCCGACGCCCTCCGTCGGACCGCGGCGGATCTGCGCCGGTCCACCTGGCAGCAACTGGCCGACACAGGCATCCACGGGGTGCCGACCGGTGACTTCTCGTACTACGACCATGTCCTGGACACCAGCGTCATGGTCGGCGCCGTCCCTCAGCGACACCGTGCGGCCGTCGAAGCCGACGCGCTCGACGGCTACTTCGCCATGGCACGGGGCACCCAGGACGTGGCGCCGCTGGAGATGACCAAGTGGTTCGACACCAACTACCACTACCTGGTGCCTGAGTTGGGACCCGAAACGGTATTCACCACTGACTCCACCAAGCAGGTCGGGGAGCTCAAGGAGGCGATCGCTCTCGGCCTCGCCGCCCGGCCTGTACTCGTCGGTCCGGTCACTTATCTCCTGCTCGCCAAGCCGGCTCCCGGCGTGGCCGCGGACTTCGAACCGCTGACCCTCCTGGACCGGCTGCTGCCCGTCTACGCCGAGGTGCTGGCGGACCTGCGCGCGGCCGGTGCCGACTGGGTGCAGCTCGACGAGCCCGCACTGGTCCAGGACCGCTCGCCGGCCGAGCTGAACGCCGCCGCCCGTGCCTACCGCGACCTCGGTGGCCTGACCGACCGCCCCAAGCTGATCGTCGCCTCCTACTTCGACCGGCTCGGCGACGCCCTGCCCGTCCTGGCGAAAGCCCCCATCGAGGGCCTGGCCCTCGACTTCACCGGCGCCGGCGCCGCCAACCTCGACGCGCTGGCCTCGGTGGGCGGACTCACCGGCAAGCGCCTGGTCGCCGGAGTGGTCGACGGCCGCAACATCTGGATCAACGACCTCGAGAAGTCCCTGGCCACCCTGGGCGCGCTCCTCGGCCTCGCCGATCAGGTGGATGTGGCCGCCTCCTGTTCCCTCCTGCACGTACCGATCGACGCTGCGGCTGAGCGGGACATCGATCCGCAGGTCCTTCGCTGGCTCGCCTTCGCCCGGCAGAAGACGGACGAGATCGTCACCCTGGCCAAGGGCCTGGCTCAGGGCACCGACGCCATCGCCACGGAGCTCGCCGCCAATCGCGCCTACCTCGCCTCCCGCGCGATCTCCCCGATCACCCACGACCCGGCTGTAAGGTTCAGGGCCGCCGCCGTCACGGACGCCGACGGCCGCCGCTCCCAGCCGTACGAGGAACGGTCTGCTGCCCAGAGCGCCCACCTCGAACTGCCACCGCTGCCCACCACCACCATCGGATCGTTCCCGCAGACGAGCGAGCTGCGCACCGCCCGTGCCGATCTGCGCGCAGGGCGCATCGACACTGCCGCTTATGAGCAGCGCATCGAGAGCGAGATCCGCGACGTCCTCGCCTTCCAGGAGGAGGCCGGCATCGACGTCCTGGTGCACGGCGAGCCCGAACGCAACGACATGGTGCAGTACTTCGCCGAGCAGCTCACCGGCTACCTCGCCACCCAGCACGGCTGGGTCCAGTCCTACGGCACCCGCTATGTCCGCCCCCCGGTGCTCGCGGGCGACATCTCCCGGCCGGAACCGATGACGGTGCGCTGGACCTCGTACGCGAACTCCCTCACCGACCGACCCGTCAAGGGCATGCTGACCGGTCCGGTCACCATGCTCGCCTGGTCCTTCGTCCGCGACGACCAGCCGCTCGGCGATACCGCGCGCCAGGTCGCGCTCGCCCTGCGCGACGAGGTGAACGACCTGGAGTCAGCGGGCACTTCGGTCATCCAGGTCGACGAACCCGCCCTGCGCGAGACCCTTCCCCTGCGCATCGCCGACCGCCCCGCCTACCTGGACTGGGCCACGGAAGCCTTCCGCCTCACCACTGGCGGCGTACGTCCGGACACCCAGATCCACACCCACATGTGCTACGCCGAGTTCGGCGACATCGTCCAGGCCATCGACGACCTCGATGCCGACGTCATCAGCTTGGAGGCAGCCCGCTCCCACATGCAGGTCGCACGTGAACTGGCCGCCCACGGCTACCCGCGCGAGGCCGGGCCCGGCGTCTACGACATCCACTCCCCGCGCGTGCCCAGCGCCGAGGAGGCGGCCGCCCTCCTTCGGAAGGGACTTGAAGCCATCCCGGCCGGGCGCCTGTGGGTCAACCCCGACTGCGGCCTGAAGACCCGCGGCTGGCCCGAGACCCGTGCCTCGCTGGAGAACCTGGTCTCCGCCGCCCGCACGGTCCGCTCGGAACTTCCGCACTCCTGA
- a CDS encoding MarR family winged helix-turn-helix transcriptional regulator: MTSSPSREAPSEADYLRLDQQICFSLNAASRAFGSVYRVLLKDLGLTYPQYLVMLVLWEHGELPVKKLGEYLRLDSGTLSPLLKRLETAGLVRRERSTRDERSVHIHLTDEGTALRERALAVPRRIAAATGFDLDEITDLQGRLNRLAAALNAAALDEDLSCADREFEK; encoded by the coding sequence ATGACCTCCAGTCCGAGCCGCGAAGCCCCGTCCGAGGCCGACTACCTCCGCCTCGACCAGCAGATCTGCTTTTCCCTGAACGCCGCGTCGCGTGCCTTCGGCAGCGTCTACCGCGTGCTCCTCAAGGACCTCGGACTCACCTATCCCCAGTACCTGGTGATGCTGGTGCTCTGGGAGCACGGCGAGCTGCCGGTGAAGAAGCTGGGGGAGTACCTGCGACTCGACTCCGGCACGCTGTCGCCACTACTGAAGCGCTTGGAGACGGCGGGCCTGGTACGGCGCGAGCGCAGCACCCGGGACGAGCGCTCGGTGCACATCCACCTCACGGACGAGGGCACTGCGCTGCGCGAGCGGGCGCTGGCCGTGCCGCGCCGGATCGCCGCGGCGACCGGCTTCGACCTTGACGAGATCACGGATCTGCAGGGCCGCCTCAACCGACTCGCGGCAGCGCTGAACGCGGCGGCACTGGACGAGGACCTGAGCTGCGCCGACAGGGAGTTCGAGAAGTAG
- a CDS encoding DUF6056 family protein, whose protein sequence is MTAAGPVPTGLQSRERERPVAGGAEGAEAVRPRTGRRPAALCLLPLGLLGVAVWFGRWVRPGGDEWCFLPVVRDEGLSGMVGKFYLGDNGRITNAVLVWAYARFGVAGHQWFGLVSGGVMLGILWAVTVSALRRAGLTAPRGVPLFVASMVTAVFLFATPNTYKTFYWPAASVSHTMAPVLACAAALPLLRARSRRGRRVALVTVFVAGLCIGTLSEETSVVALVVLSAVLLVLAGQRRGYARGWCLTGMAGTGIGTLVLYTSPGARIRRGRFGTDGVSFLAPDSLLGSLRGFGHILGTLLTTWAYLGAVAAGLLLGLLIRGPGGRHVVLPVRRRRLAFLAVLAFLLSGYLCTLVAYPVFGESVTTSTRIWNDYLLLYIAVLVGAGALLGLALGQRTRHTGAVQAAGAAVCVAVCLALAVPLWRLEADMRVRAVKWDHQDRWMRARVAAGDRVLPYTPVSVAGMVEPFRQHGRRVWPAPCVADYYHLERVTYSLRLP, encoded by the coding sequence ATGACGGCCGCCGGCCCGGTTCCGACCGGGCTGCAGTCGCGCGAGAGGGAGCGGCCGGTCGCCGGTGGGGCGGAGGGCGCGGAAGCCGTACGGCCCCGGACCGGTCGCCGGCCGGCCGCACTCTGTCTTCTGCCGCTCGGACTCCTCGGTGTGGCGGTGTGGTTCGGAAGGTGGGTCCGCCCCGGGGGCGACGAGTGGTGTTTCCTGCCCGTCGTACGCGACGAAGGTCTCTCGGGGATGGTCGGCAAGTTCTATCTCGGGGACAACGGCCGGATCACGAATGCCGTACTGGTCTGGGCGTACGCGAGGTTCGGTGTCGCCGGGCACCAGTGGTTCGGGCTGGTCAGCGGGGGCGTCATGCTGGGGATCCTGTGGGCGGTGACCGTATCGGCGCTGCGCAGGGCCGGTCTCACGGCGCCGCGTGGAGTCCCGTTGTTCGTGGCGTCGATGGTGACGGCCGTCTTTCTGTTCGCGACGCCCAATACGTACAAGACGTTCTACTGGCCCGCCGCGTCCGTCTCGCACACCATGGCCCCGGTGCTCGCCTGTGCCGCGGCCTTGCCGCTGCTCCGGGCCCGGTCCCGCCGGGGGCGGCGCGTTGCGCTGGTCACGGTATTCGTGGCCGGTCTCTGCATCGGGACGCTCTCGGAGGAGACGTCCGTCGTCGCGCTCGTCGTGCTGTCGGCCGTTCTTCTGGTCCTCGCCGGGCAACGCCGTGGCTATGCACGGGGCTGGTGCCTGACGGGGATGGCGGGAACCGGGATCGGGACGCTCGTGCTCTACACGTCGCCGGGTGCCCGGATCCGGCGGGGGCGATTCGGCACGGACGGGGTGTCCTTCCTCGCGCCGGACTCGCTCCTCGGGTCCCTGCGCGGTTTCGGGCACATTCTCGGGACGCTCCTCACGACGTGGGCCTATCTGGGCGCGGTCGCGGCCGGGCTCCTGCTGGGACTCCTGATCAGGGGGCCGGGCGGGCGGCACGTCGTCCTGCCGGTGCGCCGACGGCGGTTGGCCTTCCTGGCCGTTCTCGCGTTTCTCCTCTCCGGGTACCTCTGCACGCTCGTCGCGTATCCCGTTTTCGGGGAGAGCGTGACAACCTCTACGCGGATCTGGAACGACTACCTCCTGCTGTACATCGCTGTACTCGTCGGTGCCGGTGCGCTGCTGGGACTTGCCCTGGGGCAGCGGACACGGCACACCGGTGCGGTGCAGGCGGCCGGTGCGGCGGTGTGCGTCGCCGTGTGCCTCGCACTTGCCGTCCCACTGTGGCGGCTCGAAGCGGACATGCGCGTCCGGGCTGTGAAGTGGGATCACCAGGACCGATGGATGCGGGCCCGGGTGGCGGCCGGTGACCGGGTTCTCCCGTACACGCCCGTGTCGGTCGCCGGAATGGTGGAGCCGTTCCGTCAGCACGGGCGAAGGGTCTGGCCGGCCCCTTGTGTCGCCGACTACTACCACCTGGAGCGGGTCACCTACTCGCTGCGGCTCCCCTGA
- a CDS encoding PP2C family protein-serine/threonine phosphatase, translating to MPLAIIATTALIDINTPETIHLGPFLIAAPALTAAFAGPGLTAAVGALAVVAQIVIAALHGGVSTPNHEAQIAAVLVISVFLVVFRGLLDRYERQLGRVRSVAIVAQQGLLRPLPRRIGPLSIASVCIAAESGAQIGGDLYAVVPAPGVTRMVIGDVRGSGLPAFGDAAVVLGAFRGSAYRNLSLPGVVSHIANASYWNMAQLAEVEPCYNESFVTALVLDVHDDDHSVQLVNCGHPPPMILRAGHVRTLEVSDPALPLGLGAPSESEYQVETFDFGPGDLLLLYTDGVIEARDRKGTFYPLADRLAAWTGTGPEPLVRHLHDDLLRHVGGRLGDDAVMIAVTRTSGDVRGAAASR from the coding sequence GTGCCGCTCGCGATCATCGCGACGACAGCGCTGATCGACATCAACACCCCGGAGACCATCCACCTCGGTCCGTTCCTCATCGCGGCGCCCGCGCTCACCGCCGCGTTCGCCGGCCCCGGACTGACGGCGGCCGTCGGGGCGCTGGCGGTCGTGGCCCAGATCGTCATCGCCGCGCTGCACGGCGGCGTCTCGACACCGAACCACGAGGCGCAGATCGCCGCCGTCCTCGTGATCTCCGTGTTCCTCGTGGTGTTCCGCGGGTTGCTCGACCGGTACGAGCGACAACTGGGCCGGGTGCGCTCGGTGGCGATCGTCGCGCAGCAGGGCCTGCTCCGCCCGCTGCCCCGCCGGATCGGACCGCTCAGCATCGCGTCCGTGTGCATCGCGGCCGAGTCGGGGGCCCAGATCGGCGGGGACCTGTACGCGGTGGTGCCCGCCCCGGGCGTGACCCGCATGGTGATCGGCGACGTCCGGGGCAGTGGCCTCCCCGCCTTCGGGGACGCCGCGGTGGTGCTGGGGGCGTTCCGCGGGTCGGCGTACCGGAACCTCTCGCTGCCCGGTGTCGTGTCACACATCGCCAACGCCTCGTACTGGAACATGGCGCAGCTCGCCGAGGTGGAACCGTGCTACAACGAGTCGTTCGTGACCGCGCTGGTGCTCGACGTCCACGACGACGATCACAGCGTTCAGCTGGTGAACTGCGGGCATCCCCCGCCGATGATCCTGCGCGCCGGGCACGTACGGACACTGGAGGTCAGCGACCCCGCGCTGCCGCTGGGGCTCGGCGCCCCTTCGGAGAGCGAGTACCAGGTCGAGACATTCGACTTCGGACCCGGCGACCTCCTGCTCCTCTACACCGACGGCGTCATCGAGGCACGCGACCGCAAGGGCACCTTCTATCCCCTCGCCGACCGGCTCGCCGCCTGGACGGGGACCGGCCCCGAGCCCCTGGTACGCCACCTGCACGACGACCTGTTGCGCCACGTCGGCGGGCGCCTGGGCGACGACGCCGTGATGATCGCGGTCACGAGGACATCCGGTGACGTCAGGGGAGCCGCAGCGAGTAGGTGA
- a CDS encoding organic hydroperoxide resistance protein yields MEALYTAVATATHGREGRAVTSDGKLDLQLAIPVEMGGSGQGTNPEQLFAAGYAACFASALGLVGRQAKIDVSDAAVTGEVGIGKQGEGFGLAVTLRVELPETVDEATGRKLVEQAHQVCPYSNATRGNIPVELVIE; encoded by the coding sequence ATGGAAGCGCTCTACACCGCCGTCGCCACTGCCACCCACGGTCGCGAGGGCCGCGCCGTCACCTCCGACGGCAAGCTGGATCTGCAGCTGGCCATCCCGGTGGAGATGGGCGGCAGCGGCCAGGGCACGAACCCTGAGCAGCTGTTCGCCGCCGGTTACGCCGCCTGCTTCGCCAGCGCCCTGGGACTCGTCGGCCGTCAGGCCAAGATCGACGTAAGCGACGCCGCCGTGACCGGTGAGGTCGGCATCGGCAAGCAGGGCGAGGGTTTCGGCCTCGCGGTCACGCTGCGCGTGGAGCTGCCCGAGACCGTCGACGAGGCCACCGGCCGCAAGCTGGTCGAGCAGGCTCACCAGGTCTGCCCCTACTCCAACGCGACCCGCGGCAACATCCCGGTCGAGCTCGTCATCGAGTAG